The following proteins are co-located in the Acinetobacter sp. NCu2D-2 genome:
- the smc gene encoding chromosome segregation protein SMC — translation MRLSSLKLSGFKSFADSTTLHFKDNRTAVVGPNGCGKSNVIDAIRWVMGESNARQLRGGSMQDVIFTGTAKRKPVGLASVELRFENTYGKLGGAYNAYTELAVRRQVNRDGKSEYFLNGTKCRRRDITDIFLGTGLGPRSYAIIEQGMINRLVDAKPEEMRVYIEEAAGVSRYQARRRETMQHLDHTTQNLSRLEDIATELKSQLKTLKRQAESAIQYKELEAEIRTVKIETLSFQCEQSQRLQEEYNVQLGILGETFKLVRSELTTLEHDLSNTSELFQRLIQQSSPLQNESQQAEKKLAELEMTLKQKQVLLEQNSTNLVQLEQQKAQAKERLQLIELQLETLQEQLEEQNIQLKQHEGQSVDQQQALQDLKAQHTQVSAQFAQIKTQVEQQQQRQLQMTAQSEQLAKNILRFEQQKQVLEQQVQQIQSQAQLDEIEQVQDDKNNTEQSLKQLLEQYESLTRQFKQLNAQQAEDQQQVMQLKSEIQVLVAERKNLTQLIAKNHSLDQANAVQLMHVLKLKDQAKPHAALIEKFLAKWLSAQVLSNDETFSAAQARQLKQVDSIQSISLNGLLRLSDWIEAPQYSLWQNVVIVETLNNALELQDELTSGQSILSLDGYHVGQDWVIGLDYDESSQAAQGALSHRIRLDEIEQQLDLLETQLKGLEQQAQQNSHAAKDMQTKVQHLEQQQKTLQQQLQQFDLQIAKAQSAAEAFSVQKQQLQNQLQQLDEQLEEDAMQKDDLEIDLHALNIKLEQALPTYKTLQFQLEELSLQLEDAQQLNQRSQQDAEVLRRQSVQSQQQVELLEKDRIFLKEQQQQIQAQIEQAKKFIDPVQLELPELQSQYEQQAEVTAKLQKTWSAWQVELNEVQAKQKLLTEKRHSFQQQDEKLRADLESKRLAWQAAQSDLQHYSEQLKAMNSEVITGLNIDLKSHQAKLEKAQAQFDKLGAVNLAASEEYEEVSKRYNELSHQMQDLENTVEQLQAAMKSIDQETRKLFMTTFDQVNAELKNLFPKVFNGGEASLSLEDGWQSGVKLMARPPGKRNSSLALLSGGEKALTALALVFAIFRLNPAPFCVLDEVDAPLDDANVGRFCNLVKELSEQVQFIYITHNKLAMMMATDLLGVTMPEAGTSKLVSVNVEQAQEYGLAAEA, via the coding sequence ATGCGTTTAAGCAGCTTAAAACTTTCAGGCTTTAAATCTTTTGCCGATAGCACGACTTTACATTTCAAAGATAATCGAACGGCGGTTGTAGGGCCAAATGGCTGTGGTAAGTCCAATGTGATTGATGCCATCCGCTGGGTAATGGGTGAATCGAATGCACGCCAACTCCGTGGCGGCAGCATGCAGGATGTCATTTTTACCGGAACTGCAAAACGAAAGCCAGTTGGGCTTGCCAGCGTTGAACTGCGTTTTGAAAATACCTATGGCAAGTTGGGCGGTGCCTATAATGCTTATACAGAACTTGCTGTACGACGTCAGGTCAATCGTGATGGTAAGTCTGAATACTTTTTAAATGGCACCAAATGTCGTCGTCGTGATATTACCGATATCTTTTTAGGGACCGGTCTTGGTCCGCGGTCCTATGCCATTATTGAACAAGGCATGATTAACCGTTTGGTCGATGCGAAACCCGAAGAAATGCGGGTGTATATTGAAGAAGCGGCAGGCGTATCACGCTATCAAGCACGCCGTCGTGAAACGATGCAGCATCTAGATCATACGACACAGAATTTATCTCGTCTTGAAGATATTGCGACAGAATTAAAATCTCAGCTTAAGACGTTGAAACGCCAAGCTGAATCTGCGATTCAATATAAAGAGCTCGAAGCCGAGATTCGTACTGTGAAGATTGAAACGTTATCGTTCCAATGTGAGCAGAGTCAGCGCCTGCAGGAAGAATATAATGTTCAACTTGGTATTTTAGGTGAAACTTTCAAATTGGTTCGCTCAGAACTCACTACGCTTGAACATGATTTATCCAATACCAGTGAGCTATTCCAACGCTTGATTCAACAATCTTCACCTTTACAGAATGAATCACAGCAGGCTGAAAAAAAACTAGCCGAGTTGGAAATGACCTTGAAGCAAAAACAGGTCTTATTGGAACAAAACTCAACCAACTTAGTGCAGTTAGAACAGCAAAAAGCACAAGCCAAAGAGCGTTTGCAGCTGATAGAACTACAGCTTGAAACGTTGCAAGAGCAGTTGGAAGAACAGAATATTCAACTCAAGCAGCATGAAGGACAAAGTGTAGATCAGCAGCAGGCTTTGCAGGATTTAAAAGCGCAACATACTCAAGTATCCGCACAGTTTGCTCAAATCAAAACGCAAGTCGAGCAACAGCAGCAACGTCAGCTGCAAATGACCGCGCAAAGCGAGCAACTTGCAAAAAATATTTTACGTTTTGAGCAGCAGAAGCAAGTGCTGGAGCAACAGGTTCAGCAGATTCAAAGTCAAGCCCAACTTGATGAGATTGAGCAGGTACAGGATGACAAGAATAATACTGAACAAAGCTTAAAACAGCTACTTGAACAATATGAAAGTTTAACTCGTCAATTTAAGCAGTTAAATGCACAGCAGGCTGAAGATCAGCAGCAAGTGATGCAACTTAAATCTGAAATTCAGGTGTTGGTCGCAGAGCGTAAAAACTTAACTCAGTTAATTGCAAAAAATCATTCGCTTGACCAAGCCAATGCGGTGCAATTGATGCATGTACTTAAGCTCAAAGACCAAGCAAAACCGCATGCAGCACTGATTGAGAAGTTTTTGGCAAAATGGCTTTCTGCCCAAGTTCTGTCGAATGATGAAACTTTTAGCGCAGCACAAGCACGTCAGTTAAAACAGGTCGATAGTATTCAATCTATATCATTGAATGGTTTACTACGACTTTCGGACTGGATTGAAGCACCGCAATATTCCCTTTGGCAAAATGTTGTCATTGTAGAGACATTAAACAATGCGCTTGAATTGCAGGATGAGCTTACTTCAGGTCAAAGTATTCTTAGTTTAGATGGGTATCACGTTGGTCAGGACTGGGTCATCGGATTAGATTACGATGAAAGTAGTCAAGCTGCCCAAGGTGCTTTAAGTCATCGTATTCGTTTAGATGAAATTGAACAGCAACTTGACCTCTTAGAGACTCAGCTTAAAGGATTAGAGCAACAGGCACAGCAAAACAGTCATGCTGCAAAAGATATGCAGACTAAAGTGCAACATCTTGAGCAGCAGCAAAAAACATTGCAGCAGCAGCTACAACAGTTTGATCTACAGATTGCGAAAGCACAAAGTGCAGCCGAAGCATTTTCTGTACAAAAGCAACAGCTCCAAAATCAATTGCAGCAATTAGATGAGCAGCTCGAAGAAGATGCTATGCAGAAAGATGATCTGGAAATCGATCTGCATGCATTGAATATAAAATTAGAACAAGCATTACCGACATATAAGACGCTTCAATTCCAATTAGAAGAATTGAGTCTTCAGCTTGAAGATGCGCAACAGCTTAATCAGCGTTCACAACAGGATGCTGAAGTGCTACGTCGTCAATCTGTTCAAAGTCAGCAGCAAGTCGAGTTACTTGAGAAAGATCGTATTTTCCTCAAAGAACAACAACAACAAATTCAAGCGCAGATTGAACAGGCGAAAAAATTTATTGATCCTGTACAACTTGAGTTACCTGAGCTGCAATCGCAATACGAACAGCAAGCAGAAGTCACTGCCAAATTGCAGAAGACGTGGTCTGCTTGGCAAGTCGAACTTAATGAAGTTCAAGCGAAACAAAAGTTACTGACTGAAAAACGTCATAGCTTCCAGCAGCAAGATGAAAAACTACGTGCCGATTTAGAATCCAAGCGCTTGGCATGGCAAGCGGCACAATCAGATTTGCAACATTATTCAGAACAGCTTAAAGCGATGAATAGTGAAGTGATTACTGGTCTAAATATCGATCTAAAATCTCATCAAGCCAAACTCGAAAAAGCTCAGGCACAGTTTGATAAGCTTGGAGCGGTGAATCTTGCAGCATCTGAAGAATACGAAGAAGTTTCGAAACGCTATAATGAACTCAGTCATCAGATGCAAGACTTGGAAAATACAGTTGAACAGCTACAAGCTGCAATGAAAAGTATTGATCAAGAAACACGTAAATTGTTTATGACCACGTTTGATCAGGTCAATGCTGAGTTGAAAAACTTGTTCCCGAAAGTCTTTAATGGTGGTGAAGCAAGTTTAAGTCTTGAAGATGGGTGGCAATCGGGTGTAAAACTGATGGCACGTCCACCAGGTAAACGTAATAGCTCATTGGCGCTGCTTTCAGGTGGTGAAAAAGCATTAACCGCATTGGCATTGGTCTTTGCAATCTTTAGACTAAATCCTGCGCCGTTTTGCGTGCTCGATGAAGTCGATGCACCATTAGATGATGCAAACGTTGGACGTTTCTGTAATTTAGTGAAAGAGCTGTCTGAGCAAGTACAGTTTATTTATATTACCCATAATAAATTGGCAATGATGATGGCAACGGATCTTTTAGGGGTAACTATGCCTGAAGCAGGTACTTCAAAATTAGTGTCGGTGAATGTGGAACAAGCACAAGAATATGGTTTAGCTGCGGAGGCATAA
- a CDS encoding cell division protein ZipA C-terminal FtsZ-binding domain-containing protein: MEITTIIGIVIAVVIMLLGIKMIIKKPNDEPSLDAELHIDPDSQMPVIPRHVRGQLVKEDAVRVEPTLAENTDSPSDQKEPTFIQLTPDAVKKTEQQSEAAPVKEPVEEVVAEKAPVSDEKVVEAVNAADVKEETVEPSKEAEQPKADFSLNTHIEKAEISEFDEESSILEAHLYEQKIVDEESALANAETVISLHIYPQGRVLSGEKTLKVLLKYGLRYGELACFHRYSEDGSKLLFSVLQVTDTGMEGFDLETLSTEEVKGLAFFLALPHTDVQNAFDTMDSISRLIAREVDGVVYDQNHQEFTPQLREFWRHQAIDYRAGQAIEV, from the coding sequence ATGGAAATCACAACAATTATTGGCATTGTTATCGCTGTCGTGATTATGCTTTTGGGCATAAAAATGATTATAAAAAAACCGAATGATGAGCCATCTTTGGATGCTGAATTACACATCGATCCAGACAGCCAAATGCCGGTGATCCCGCGTCATGTACGTGGACAATTGGTGAAAGAAGATGCTGTACGTGTTGAGCCGACATTGGCTGAAAACACAGATTCACCCTCTGATCAAAAAGAACCAACATTCATCCAATTAACTCCTGATGCGGTGAAGAAAACTGAACAGCAATCAGAAGCTGCTCCTGTAAAAGAACCCGTTGAAGAAGTGGTTGCTGAAAAAGCGCCAGTATCTGACGAAAAGGTAGTTGAAGCAGTTAATGCAGCAGATGTAAAAGAAGAAACTGTAGAACCAAGCAAAGAAGCAGAGCAGCCCAAAGCGGATTTCAGCTTAAATACCCATATTGAAAAAGCTGAAATTTCTGAATTTGATGAAGAAAGCAGCATTTTGGAAGCACATCTGTATGAACAAAAAATTGTGGATGAGGAAAGTGCGCTAGCCAATGCTGAAACGGTGATTTCACTGCATATTTACCCGCAAGGTCGTGTGCTTTCTGGTGAAAAAACTTTAAAAGTATTGCTTAAATACGGTCTGCGTTATGGTGAGTTGGCATGTTTCCACCGCTATAGTGAAGATGGTAGCAAATTACTCTTCTCAGTATTGCAAGTGACTGATACTGGTATGGAAGGCTTTGACCTTGAGACACTTTCTACAGAGGAAGTAAAAGGTTTAGCATTCTTCTTGGCATTGCCACATACAGACGTGCAAAATGCATTTGACACGATGGACAGTATTTCACGTCTTATCGCGCGTGAGGTTGATGGTGTTGTGTATGACCAAAATCATCAAGAATTTACCCCACAATTACGTGAATTCTGGCGCCATCAAGCCATTGATTACCGCGCTGGACAAGCAATTGAAGTCTAA
- the ligA gene encoding NAD-dependent DNA ligase LigA, translating into MTQDATVIAQMRQLIQLIAKHNHAYYVMDQPSIEDSEYDQLFHQLKALEQQYPELTQADTPTNKVGGKPLSKFESVTHVVPMLSLGNVFNQEDLFAFAKRIEERLPNQKIEYDVELKFDGLAISLWYEHGVLVRGVTRGDGETGEDITQNVKTIRNLPKVLSTTQSVVPELLEVRGEVLMPKAGFEKLNAENEAKGEKTFANPRNAAAGSLRQLDPNIAASRPLAFYAYGIAQCQPHHGQSTMSASLEWLTQFGFAVGERHFVCDSIQDVQNAYEQMILDRPSLSVEIDGMVIKVNDLKQQQTLGFLSREPRWATAYKFPAVAALTTVENIDWQVGRTGTITPVARLNPVSVGGVTVSNVTLHNIGEIHRLDVRVGDTVSVYRSGDVIPKVEKVWPEFRPVDAVEVQLPACCPVCDSPIVMPEGEALARCSGGLYCAAQRIEAIRHFVSRKAMDIEGLGDRWAESLLHLNLLNDVADIYHLHEHREKLLTIEKMGEKSVQNLIDSIENSKKTTLAAFIYALGIRGVGETTARMLANTFQTLEALRQADLEALKKTPDVGDITAEWILDFFQAPHNLQVLDRLLAAGIHWDAPIAPTRQPLNGESWVVTGTLSSMGRDEATQLLQGLGARVSGSVSSKTKCVVAGEKAGSKLDKAEKLGIPVLNEEQFIALMKEHGQIQD; encoded by the coding sequence ATGACCCAAGACGCCACTGTCATTGCGCAAATGCGCCAATTGATTCAACTCATTGCCAAGCATAACCATGCCTATTATGTGATGGATCAACCCAGTATTGAAGACAGTGAATATGATCAGCTGTTTCATCAACTCAAAGCACTTGAACAACAATATCCTGAACTTACACAAGCAGATACCCCAACCAACAAAGTCGGTGGTAAGCCGCTGTCTAAATTTGAAAGTGTGACCCATGTTGTCCCAATGCTGTCACTCGGCAATGTCTTTAATCAAGAGGACTTGTTTGCCTTTGCCAAACGGATTGAAGAACGTCTACCGAATCAAAAGATTGAATATGATGTTGAACTTAAATTTGATGGTCTTGCGATTTCACTCTGGTATGAGCATGGCGTATTGGTACGTGGCGTGACCCGTGGTGATGGCGAAACCGGTGAAGATATTACCCAAAATGTTAAAACCATTCGTAACTTGCCTAAGGTACTGTCTACCACTCAAAGTGTAGTGCCTGAGCTCTTAGAAGTCCGTGGCGAAGTTTTAATGCCAAAAGCCGGCTTTGAAAAGCTGAATGCGGAAAATGAAGCCAAAGGTGAAAAAACTTTTGCCAATCCGCGTAATGCTGCAGCAGGAAGCCTTCGTCAGCTTGATCCGAATATTGCAGCATCTCGTCCTTTAGCTTTTTATGCCTATGGCATTGCACAGTGCCAGCCGCATCATGGGCAAAGCACCATGTCTGCGAGCTTAGAATGGCTGACTCAATTTGGTTTTGCGGTCGGTGAGCGTCATTTTGTCTGCGATAGCATTCAAGATGTTCAAAATGCCTATGAACAAATGATTTTAGATCGTCCATCATTATCGGTTGAAATTGATGGAATGGTCATCAAAGTTAATGATCTGAAACAGCAACAAACATTAGGCTTTTTAAGCCGTGAACCACGTTGGGCAACCGCTTATAAATTCCCTGCAGTAGCAGCACTCACCACCGTAGAAAATATTGATTGGCAAGTAGGGCGTACCGGTACTATTACCCCTGTAGCACGACTCAATCCTGTATCTGTAGGTGGTGTAACAGTATCGAATGTAACCTTACATAATATTGGTGAAATTCACCGTTTGGATGTACGTGTTGGTGATACGGTCAGCGTGTATCGCAGCGGCGATGTGATTCCAAAAGTGGAAAAAGTATGGCCTGAATTCCGTCCTGTCGATGCTGTAGAAGTGCAATTGCCTGCATGTTGTCCAGTCTGTGATTCTCCAATTGTGATGCCTGAAGGTGAAGCATTGGCACGTTGTTCGGGCGGTTTATATTGTGCAGCACAGCGTATTGAGGCGATTCGTCACTTTGTATCACGTAAAGCCATGGATATTGAGGGTTTAGGCGATCGTTGGGCCGAATCTTTATTACATCTCAACTTGCTTAATGATGTGGCGGACATTTATCACTTGCATGAGCATCGTGAAAAATTACTGACTATTGAAAAAATGGGTGAAAAATCGGTTCAAAACCTGATTGATTCGATTGAAAACAGCAAAAAAACCACGTTGGCTGCGTTTATTTATGCACTTGGGATTCGTGGTGTGGGTGAAACTACTGCGCGCATGCTCGCCAATACCTTCCAAACCTTAGAGGCTTTACGCCAAGCAGATTTAGAAGCTTTAAAGAAAACCCCTGATGTCGGTGATATTACCGCAGAATGGATTTTGGATTTCTTCCAAGCACCGCATAATTTACAAGTTTTGGATCGCTTACTTGCCGCCGGCATTCATTGGGATGCCCCAATTGCACCCACCCGTCAGCCATTGAATGGTGAAAGTTGGGTGGTGACAGGCACGCTGTCATCGATGGGGCGTGATGAAGCGACTCAATTGTTACAAGGCTTAGGTGCGCGAGTCAGCGGTAGCGTATCAAGTAAGACCAAATGTGTGGTTGCTGGTGAAAAAGCGGGTTCTAAACTCGATAAAGCTGAAAAATTAGGCATTCCGGTGCTGAATGAAGAACAGTTTATTGCTCTAATGAAAGAGCATGGGCAAATTCAAGACTGA
- the rlmF gene encoding 23S rRNA (adenine(1618)-N(6))-methyltransferase RlmF, translated as MAQAKKSFPQQKSQLHARNLHRSRYDFPQLMKSCPELTPFVRPNPYGDLSIDFSDPNAVKMLNKALLKHFYDIHYWDIPQDYLCPPIPGRADYIHYLADLLSEMNHGQIPIGRAVQVLDIGVGANCIYPIIGHRSYGWKFIGSDIHAASVKSAQFIVEANPNLKKGIQIRLQKTPSNIFKGVIKPTDCFDLTLCNPPFHASQDEAHATATQKLKKLGKHVDQKKVVLNFGGQKNELWCDGGEVHFVCQMAQESTQFAEQCLWFSTLVSKKTTLPILLKTLGQCGAVDIKTIKMTQGQKESRFVAWTFLNSEQQQVWKNTRWTSV; from the coding sequence ATGGCGCAAGCAAAGAAATCTTTCCCACAACAAAAATCGCAATTACATGCACGAAATTTGCATCGTAGTCGTTACGATTTTCCGCAATTAATGAAAAGTTGTCCGGAACTTACACCTTTTGTTCGCCCCAATCCATATGGTGATCTTTCTATCGACTTTTCTGATCCAAATGCAGTAAAAATGCTGAATAAAGCCTTGCTCAAGCATTTTTATGACATTCACTATTGGGATATTCCGCAAGATTATCTTTGCCCACCGATTCCGGGACGTGCCGACTATATTCACTATTTGGCGGATTTATTGAGTGAAATGAATCACGGACAGATTCCGATAGGACGTGCAGTTCAGGTGTTAGATATTGGCGTCGGTGCAAACTGTATTTATCCGATCATTGGACATCGTAGTTATGGTTGGAAGTTTATCGGCTCTGATATTCATGCTGCATCCGTCAAAAGTGCGCAATTTATTGTGGAAGCCAATCCGAATCTTAAAAAGGGCATTCAGATTCGCTTGCAGAAAACCCCGAGCAATATTTTCAAAGGGGTAATAAAGCCGACAGATTGTTTTGATTTAACCCTCTGTAATCCGCCATTTCATGCTTCGCAAGATGAAGCCCATGCCACAGCCACACAAAAATTAAAAAAGTTGGGTAAACACGTTGATCAGAAGAAAGTAGTCCTCAACTTTGGTGGGCAAAAGAACGAATTATGGTGTGATGGTGGCGAAGTACACTTCGTGTGTCAAATGGCACAAGAAAGCACTCAATTTGCAGAACAATGTCTTTGGTTTAGTACTTTGGTGTCGAAGAAAACCACATTGCCAATACTGTTAAAGACCTTAGGTCAGTGCGGTGCAGTGGATATAAAAACCATTAAAATGACGCAAGGGCAAAAAGAAAGCCGTTTTGTCGCTTGGACATTTTTAAATTCTGAGCAACAGCAAGTATGGAAAAATACACGTTGGACTTCGGTTTAA
- the ftn gene encoding heteropolymeric bacterioferritin subunit Ftn, which translates to MRGNPEVVAYLNMLIGGELAARDQYLIHSRMYEDWGLTKIFERIDHEMQEEAQHADDIIRRVLFLEGTPNMQRDDIEVGKDVVSCLKADLKLEYDVREKLAKGVKLCEEYGDYVTRDMLRQQMADTEEDHTYWLEKQLRLIELIGLQNYIQSQM; encoded by the coding sequence ATGCGCGGTAATCCAGAAGTCGTGGCTTATTTAAATATGTTGATTGGTGGCGAATTGGCTGCACGTGATCAATATTTGATTCACTCTCGTATGTATGAAGATTGGGGTCTGACCAAAATCTTTGAGCGCATTGACCATGAGATGCAAGAAGAAGCTCAGCATGCAGACGATATTATTCGTCGTGTTTTGTTCCTCGAAGGCACACCAAATATGCAGCGTGATGACATCGAAGTGGGTAAAGATGTTGTAAGCTGCTTAAAAGCTGATTTAAAGCTTGAATATGACGTTCGCGAAAAACTTGCTAAAGGTGTGAAGCTTTGTGAAGAGTACGGTGATTATGTGACGCGTGATATGCTGCGTCAGCAAATGGCAGATACTGAAGAAGATCATACCTATTGGTTGGAAAAACAATTACGTTTAATTGAGTTGATTGGTTTACAGAATTATATTCAATCGCAAATGTAA
- the tnpC gene encoding IS66 family transposase, with product MNTLPDLSQLTHEQLLEFTRQLALQHQSLAQSNQELDAKVQHLSVLTQKYEHELALFKKHKFSSKNEHLTAKQIHLWDEAVEEDIAAVDQELERLNADKTDAATHKATVNKPKRRLLPDHLHTIRIEHEPASTQCSCGCQLRRIGEDVSEKLHFRPAQFYKEQHVRGKWVCDQCDTLTQQAMPAYVIDKGIASPELLSHVLVSKYADHLPLYRQRQIFLRAGVDLSRSTLSDWIGRCGVELEPLANALKQVVLQQQVIHADETPVTVMQMGENEKKPKKGYVWAYASTQYNPVQAVIYDFQDSRSGQHAEDFLKGWQGHLVCDDYSGYKARFRSGQVIEVGCMAHARRKFHELHVTKKSQVAEQALVLIQKLYAIEAELRKKTDGTAEARCEYRQQHSQPVMQQLYEWLNQHQLTVPSSSPTARAINYSLKRWPALSRYLDDGNLPIDNNWAENSMRPWALGRKNWLFAGSLRSGQRAANIMTLIQSAKLNGLDPYAYLSDVLKRLPTHKATQIEELLPHRWKSNSN from the coding sequence ATGAATACGCTGCCTGACTTAAGCCAACTGACCCATGAACAACTACTGGAATTCACCAGACAGTTGGCTCTGCAGCATCAGTCTCTGGCGCAATCAAATCAAGAATTGGATGCCAAAGTTCAACACCTCTCTGTTCTCACTCAAAAATACGAGCATGAACTGGCGCTGTTTAAAAAGCATAAATTCAGCAGTAAAAACGAACATCTCACAGCAAAACAAATCCATCTATGGGACGAAGCGGTCGAAGAAGATATCGCAGCCGTTGATCAGGAATTAGAACGATTAAATGCAGATAAAACCGATGCAGCGACACACAAAGCCACAGTCAACAAACCTAAACGTCGACTGCTGCCGGATCATCTACACACCATCCGTATTGAGCATGAACCTGCATCAACCCAATGCAGTTGTGGCTGCCAGTTACGTCGTATCGGCGAAGATGTCAGTGAAAAACTGCATTTCAGACCGGCACAGTTCTATAAGGAACAGCATGTGCGTGGCAAATGGGTCTGTGATCAGTGTGACACCCTGACTCAGCAAGCGATGCCCGCCTATGTGATTGATAAAGGCATTGCTTCACCTGAATTGCTTAGCCATGTGCTGGTGTCAAAGTATGCCGATCATTTGCCTTTGTACCGTCAACGTCAAATCTTTCTACGCGCAGGTGTTGATCTGTCTAGATCAACGTTATCTGACTGGATTGGCCGCTGTGGGGTGGAACTGGAACCTCTGGCCAATGCCTTAAAACAGGTGGTACTGCAACAGCAGGTGATCCATGCAGATGAAACACCGGTGACGGTCATGCAGATGGGTGAAAATGAGAAAAAGCCCAAAAAAGGTTATGTCTGGGCCTATGCCAGCACACAGTACAATCCAGTTCAGGCAGTGATCTATGACTTTCAAGATAGCCGTTCTGGCCAGCATGCTGAAGACTTCCTGAAAGGCTGGCAGGGTCATTTGGTCTGTGATGATTACAGTGGTTATAAAGCACGCTTTAGATCAGGTCAGGTCATTGAGGTGGGCTGCATGGCACATGCACGTCGTAAATTCCATGAACTACATGTGACCAAGAAAAGTCAGGTCGCTGAACAGGCATTAGTGCTGATTCAGAAATTATATGCGATAGAAGCAGAATTAAGAAAAAAGACGGATGGTACAGCGGAAGCCCGCTGCGAATACCGACAACAGCATAGTCAACCGGTCATGCAACAACTATATGAATGGCTCAACCAACATCAGCTGACGGTGCCATCGAGTTCTCCAACCGCCCGGGCGATCAATTACAGCCTAAAACGTTGGCCAGCCTTAAGCCGCTATCTGGATGATGGCAATCTACCCATTGACAATAACTGGGCAGAGAACTCAATGCGTCCCTGGGCATTGGGCCGTAAGAACTGGTTGTTTGCAGGTTCGCTGCGCAGTGGACAGCGAGCGGCAAATATCATGACTTTAATCCAGTCAGCAAAGCTGAATGGGTTGGATCCGTATGCCTATCTCAGTGATGTGCTGAAAAGGCTGCCGACGCATAAAGCGACCCAAATAGAAGAATTACTGCCACATCGCTGGAAATCCAACTCAAATTAA
- the tnpB gene encoding IS66 family insertion sequence element accessory protein TnpB (TnpB, as the term is used for proteins encoded by IS66 family insertion elements, is considered an accessory protein, since TnpC, encoded by a neighboring gene, is a DDE family transposase.): MIRIDEIWLSTQPLDMRAGMDTVMAQVVRAFGYIKPHCAYLFCNKRGHRMKVLVHDGLGIWLCARRLEQGKFHWAQVHQGESMAISPEQLQALIQGLPWQRIGRQQVVTML; this comes from the coding sequence ATGATCCGCATTGATGAAATCTGGCTTTCTACCCAACCTCTGGATATGCGAGCAGGGATGGATACTGTCATGGCTCAGGTGGTGAGAGCCTTTGGCTACATTAAACCGCATTGTGCTTACCTGTTCTGTAATAAACGTGGCCATCGCATGAAAGTGCTGGTACATGATGGACTGGGCATCTGGCTGTGTGCCAGGCGGCTGGAACAGGGAAAATTCCACTGGGCGCAGGTTCACCAGGGTGAAAGCATGGCGATCAGTCCGGAACAGTTACAGGCACTGATCCAGGGTTTACCTTGGCAGCGCATTGGACGACAGCAGGTGGTCACGATGCTCTAA
- the tnpA gene encoding IS66-like element accessory protein TnpA, protein MTTNHQTSIASLAKKRRTYSAEFKQQIVQACKAPDVSIASVALQHGLNTNLVSKWIRLIDGKPGNDRSPLPNKPAFIALSCSAPLDPTPTDMLTVQITLPHSKVEIGLKWQVSEISALAELLKALAT, encoded by the coding sequence ATGACTACAAATCACCAGACATCCATCGCATCTCTTGCGAAAAAACGAAGAACATACAGTGCTGAATTTAAACAGCAGATCGTTCAGGCTTGTAAAGCACCGGACGTTTCAATTGCTTCGGTCGCTTTGCAACATGGATTGAATACAAATCTTGTATCCAAATGGATTCGCTTAATTGATGGTAAGCCAGGGAATGATCGCTCACCACTACCGAATAAACCTGCATTTATTGCCTTATCTTGCTCTGCACCATTAGATCCTACTCCTACTGACATGTTAACGGTTCAAATTACTTTACCCCACTCAAAAGTAGAAATTGGCTTGAAATGGCAAGTATCAGAAATATCTGCTTTAGCAGAATTACTCAAGGCACTTGCAACATGA